The following coding sequences lie in one Rhea pennata isolate bPtePen1 chromosome 10, bPtePen1.pri, whole genome shotgun sequence genomic window:
- the SLC30A4 gene encoding probable proton-coupled zinc antiporter SLC30A4 isoform X2, with protein sequence MAGSGVWTSLRALLRRPEAPLFLNDSSALDLCDEAADEDFPRFNKLRVVVADDAAEAAAPPLNRAPARPPSDDESLLERDIALRPARPEPCGGCARRREGARLRRVKRRLALAAALYLLFMTGELVGGYVANSLAIMTDALHMLTDLSGIILTLLALWLSAKSPTKRFTFGFHRLGGLVMFQMPYLPFPRTGLCDFSGKSSRSIISRH encoded by the exons aTGGCCGGCTCCGGCGTCTGGACGAGCCTCAGGGCCCTGCTGCGGCGGCCCGAGGCGCCCTTGTTCCTCAACGACTCCAGTGCCTTGGACTTGTGCGACGAGGCGGCCGACGAGGACTTCCCGCGGTTCAACAAGCTGCGCGTGGTGGTGGCCGACGacgcggcggaggcggcggcgccgccgctgaacagggcgcccgcgcggccgccgtCCGACGACGAGTCGCTGCTGGAGCGGGACATCGCGCTGCGGCCCGCGCGGCCCGAGCCCTGCGGCGgctgcgcgcggcggcgggagggcgccCGGCTGCGGCGGGTGAAGAGGCGGCTGGCGCTGGCCGCTGCCCTCTACCTGCTCTTCATGACCGGGGAGCTCGTAG GTGGATATGTGGCTAACAGTCTAGCAATTATGACAGATGCACTTCATATGTTAACTGACCTTAGTGGAATTATTTTGACCCTGCTTGCTCTCTGGCTGTCTGCAAAGTCTCCCACAAAGAGGTTCACCTTTGGATTTCATCGCTTAG GTGGGCTGGTGATGTTTCAGATGCCCTATCTTCCTTTCCCCCGGACAGGACTTTGTGACTTCTCAGGCAAAAGTTCCAG aagtATTATCAGCCGTCATTAG
- the SLC30A4 gene encoding probable proton-coupled zinc antiporter SLC30A4 isoform X1 has translation MAGSGVWTSLRALLRRPEAPLFLNDSSALDLCDEAADEDFPRFNKLRVVVADDAAEAAAPPLNRAPARPPSDDESLLERDIALRPARPEPCGGCARRREGARLRRVKRRLALAAALYLLFMTGELVGGYVANSLAIMTDALHMLTDLSGIILTLLALWLSAKSPTKRFTFGFHRLEVLSAVISVLLVYILMAFLLYEAVQRTIHMDYEINGDIMLITAAVGVAVNLIMGFLLNQSGHLHSHSHPHSHVPQLNSPNTAHSSSHGHSSLAVRAAFVHALGDLVQSIGVLVAAYIIRFKPEYKIADPICTYVFSILVVLTTVRILCDTGVIILEGVPRHLNVDRIKEDLMKIEDVYSIEDLNIWSLTAGKTTAIVHLQLVPGSSSKWEEVQSKARQLLLNTFGMYKCSVQLQSYKQEISKTCSSCQSSSA, from the exons aTGGCCGGCTCCGGCGTCTGGACGAGCCTCAGGGCCCTGCTGCGGCGGCCCGAGGCGCCCTTGTTCCTCAACGACTCCAGTGCCTTGGACTTGTGCGACGAGGCGGCCGACGAGGACTTCCCGCGGTTCAACAAGCTGCGCGTGGTGGTGGCCGACGacgcggcggaggcggcggcgccgccgctgaacagggcgcccgcgcggccgccgtCCGACGACGAGTCGCTGCTGGAGCGGGACATCGCGCTGCGGCCCGCGCGGCCCGAGCCCTGCGGCGgctgcgcgcggcggcgggagggcgccCGGCTGCGGCGGGTGAAGAGGCGGCTGGCGCTGGCCGCTGCCCTCTACCTGCTCTTCATGACCGGGGAGCTCGTAG GTGGATATGTGGCTAACAGTCTAGCAATTATGACAGATGCACTTCATATGTTAACTGACCTTAGTGGAATTATTTTGACCCTGCTTGCTCTCTGGCTGTCTGCAAAGTCTCCCACAAAGAGGTTCACCTTTGGATTTCATCGCTTAG aagtATTATCAGCCGTCATTAGTGTATTGCTGGTGTATATACTTATGGCATTCCTCTTGTATGAAGCTGTTCAAAGAACTATCCATATGGACTATGAAATAAATGGCGATATCATGCTGATTACAGCAGCTGTTGGTGTTGCAGTTAACTTAAT aatggGGTTTTTACTGAATCAGTCTGGCCACCTTCACTCCCATTCACACCCTCACTCTCATGTTCCTCAGTTGAACTCTCCTAACACAGCCCACAGCAGTAGCCATGGACACAGCAGCCTAGCAGTGAGAGCAGCATTTGTACATGCTCTTGGGGACTTGGTACAAAGTATTGGTGTTCTTGTAGCTGCATACATCATACGCTTCAAG CCAGAATACAAGATTGCTGATCCTATATGTACTTATGTATTCTCCATACTGGTGGTTTTGACAACAGTCCGAATTCTGTGTGACACAGGAGTCATTATTCTGGAAG GAGTTCCAAGGCATTTGAATGTGGATCGTATTAAGGAAGACTTGATGAAAATTGAAGATGTTTATTCTATAGAAGATTTAAATATCTGGTCTCTCACTGCAGGAAAAACAACTGCCATAGTTCACTTGCAATTAG ttcctgGTAGTTCATCTAAATGGGAGGAAGTTCAGTCTAAGGCCAGACAACTGCTGCTGAACACATTTGGGATGTACAAATGCTCTGTCCAGCTTCAGAGTTACAAACAGGAAATAAGCAAAACCTGTTCAAGTTGTCAGAGTTCCAGTGCCTAA